The DNA window GTCCGACATGGTCATGGCATCTTCCTTGTCATGTGTCACAAGCACCGTTGTTATCTTTAGCTCTTTCTGTAGCTCTGATATCAGCGCCCTCATATTCTCCTTAAGCCCTGTGTCCAAGTTCGAAAAAGGCTCGTCTAGAAGCAGCACCTTAGGCTCAACTGCAAGCGCCCTGGCTATGGCCACCCTCTGCTTCTGGCCTCCTGAAAGCTCACTTGGATATTTCTTCCCGAATCCATCCAGCCTCACCAATTTGAGCGTCTCGTCCACTTTTCTGGCCCTGTACGCTCTGTCTTTCTTCATCATCTTGAGTCCAAAGTCCACGTTCTTCTCTACAGTCATATGCGGAAAGAGGAGGTGGTCCTGAAATACGATTACAGCTCCTCTCTTTTCGGCGGCGACGTCTAATACCGACTCCCCGTCGAACTTTATATCCCCGCCATCCAAACTCAGCAGCCCTGATATAAGCTTGAGCGTGGTGGTCTTTCCACAGCCTGAAGGCCCCAGCAGTGATACAAGCTCTCCGTTTTCCACAGTGAGGTCTAGCGACCTGAGCACCTCTTCTCTTTCGAACTTCTTTCTAGCTCCTACTAGCTCTATCCTTGACATCTGCTCCCTCCAAACTAAAAATAGAATTTGTCCTTGTCTCCATAGTATAATTTTACACCTTTTTCTATGGCAAAGAGAATCACAAGTGTTACAACTACAAACACAAGGCTGTAAGCCGAAGCCATGGACCTGTCTCCACTCTGTATATAGGGTACCATCATCATAGGGTAAGTCACCAGATTCCCTCCTCCTATCAGAAACGTCAAAAAGTACTGGCTGAAGGAGACTATGAACATAAGGCTTCCAGCCGATGCAATCCCTGGAGATATGACAGGCAGTGTTATGTATATAAAGGCTTTGAACGGTCCAGCCCCAAGTACTCTGGCTTGATCCTCTAGCCGCTCTCCTGTGATCTCGAATATATCTGTGAATATCCGTATACCGTATGGAATTGTAGTTATCATATGCACCAGAACAACCCCCGCAAAGGTGTTTGAAAGCCCCAGCTTTATAAATACGCTGTGTATACCCATGGCCACCGCCATAGACGGCACTATTATCGGCGCTATCGAGAGCAGCTTCACCACACGCTTCCCTCTGAACTCATATATCCCGAGTGATTTTCCTGCAAGTACGCTTGCCACAAGCGAAAGGAATGTCACCACAGCGGACAGCTTGAAGCTGGTCACAAGGCTTTTTACAGCCCCGCTACTTGGTCTGAAGACATGGGAAAGCCCCCTTGTACTGTACTCTGTTGGAAGCAGCTCAGGCCATGGCCAGCTCTTTGCGACGCTCCAAAGCACAACTGTAGCTAGTGGGGCTATAAAGGCGAGTACAGTCAGCTTCGCCCAAACTCCACTCCATGCAGTATTTTTTCTCATCTAATCACCTGCCATACTTTCTGATTTTTTCGAACAATTTCTGGTACGCCATCAGCATGACAAAAGACATAGCTGCCGATATCATACTTATCGCCATGGCATAGGGCCTGTTGCTCCAGTCGGGATTTATGTACTGCACATAGGCCTCGACCGGGATTGCCCTAGGGCTTGTAGGCCCCAGCAGATACGGTATTTCAAAAGCTCCAAATGAAAATGCAAATATTATTATAAAAGAAGAGAATATCGTAGGGGTGGATATGGGAAGAAGTATATTGCTTAAGATCTGCCTGTCTGTAGCCCCAAGGTTTCTGGCTGCATCTACAAGGTTTTCGTTTATGCCCCTGAGCACAGAGTATGTCACCATGGCTATGTAGGGCGCTCCTTTCCAGACATAAGCAGCTATTATCCCTACACCGCCTCTGTCGAAAAGCAGGCTTGGGAACTGCTCTTGTGCTTCTATAAATCCAATGGTATATGCGAGCCTAGCCAGTATCCCGCTCTGCGACAGTACACTGTAGGCCAGCAGCGATGCCACTAGATGAGGCACAACTACGGGCAGTTTGTAGGCGATCCGCTCCGCCTTCAGTCTGTCTCTGCTCTTTAGCAACATATATGCTAGCATGACTCCAAAAACAACTGCAATCGCCGAAGATACAGCTGAGGTCTTTAAGCTAAAGAGCAAAGACTTGTAGAATCCCGATGCACTTAGGGCTTTAGCGTAGTGCTCCGCTGTAAGGTTGAATCGCCCCTCTAACGGAGAATATCCCAGGCTCTGTAGAAAGCCTAGGATAAGTCCAGCCGCAAATATGCCCAGAAGCACTGCAAGC is part of the Andreesenia angusta genome and encodes:
- a CDS encoding ABC transporter ATP-binding protein, translating into MSRIELVGARKKFEREEVLRSLDLTVENGELVSLLGPSGCGKTTTLKLISGLLSLDGGDIKFDGESVLDVAAEKRGAVIVFQDHLLFPHMTVEKNVDFGLKMMKKDRAYRARKVDETLKLVRLDGFGKKYPSELSGGQKQRVAIARALAVEPKVLLLDEPFSNLDTGLKENMRALISELQKELKITTVLVTHDKEDAMTMSDRIAIMMGGELLQFGTPVELYERPNSPEVASFFGDASYIEGDSSDGIVATAFGEFKLDCVDGYAKLMVRPEDVKISQAKAGAASGTIASRRYAGDRIHYTVRSGGIELKCTAEKTEVFELGEEVSVELKRERIVCMSGESR
- a CDS encoding ABC transporter permease — protein: MKLKLKKKIKPYLLLLPALAVLLGIFAAGLILGFLQSLGYSPLEGRFNLTAEHYAKALSASGFYKSLLFSLKTSAVSSAIAVVFGVMLAYMLLKSRDRLKAERIAYKLPVVVPHLVASLLAYSVLSQSGILARLAYTIGFIEAQEQFPSLLFDRGGVGIIAAYVWKGAPYIAMVTYSVLRGINENLVDAARNLGATDRQILSNILLPISTPTIFSSFIIIFAFSFGAFEIPYLLGPTSPRAIPVEAYVQYINPDWSNRPYAMAISMISAAMSFVMLMAYQKLFEKIRKYGR
- a CDS encoding ABC transporter permease — its product is MRKNTAWSGVWAKLTVLAFIAPLATVVLWSVAKSWPWPELLPTEYSTRGLSHVFRPSSGAVKSLVTSFKLSAVVTFLSLVASVLAGKSLGIYEFRGKRVVKLLSIAPIIVPSMAVAMGIHSVFIKLGLSNTFAGVVLVHMITTIPYGIRIFTDIFEITGERLEDQARVLGAGPFKAFIYITLPVISPGIASAGSLMFIVSFSQYFLTFLIGGGNLVTYPMMMVPYIQSGDRSMASAYSLVFVVVTLVILFAIEKGVKLYYGDKDKFYF